From a single Lewinella sp. LCG006 genomic region:
- a CDS encoding T9SS type A sorting domain-containing protein, translating to MKNSFIKTSAPRMLAIFLFILTSWNANAQMSQTCSCELVYNPIVTFQSPFDQCCYAFVFNTVTVVPPDGQFPGLNECLVSQSDIVNWNISGPGINMGTSTGPNEALRQCFTDGVYTICARRQVVVTNPATGLPEACEISDCTTLTITDCGEEECVCIPEDLGINIGNINVNGCSVYVSGSSEPQDGCWTLQEIEYNWGDSQVSTGVDTWVSARHTYDCNGLYQVTITGIYTNDAGEICESSDTEWVSITGCKECLQGSVPSSDQIDQGLFGQSIGLSPNPVTEVLLITHNLAPDQQANIKITNSAGQLLKEYNQSVANPTLQFSMADLPAGMYHLLLTSEQGERFTKSFIKH from the coding sequence ATGAAAAATTCTTTTATCAAAACGAGTGCTCCTCGTATGCTGGCCATTTTCCTATTCATCCTCACCAGCTGGAATGCGAATGCTCAAATGAGCCAAACTTGTTCCTGTGAATTGGTCTACAACCCTATCGTCACCTTTCAAAGTCCTTTTGACCAATGCTGCTATGCTTTTGTATTCAATACCGTTACTGTTGTACCTCCCGATGGACAGTTTCCAGGACTTAACGAATGCCTTGTTTCCCAATCCGATATTGTAAATTGGAATATCTCCGGGCCTGGCATAAATATGGGTACCTCAACAGGCCCTAACGAAGCACTGAGACAATGTTTTACAGACGGCGTCTATACCATCTGTGCCCGTAGGCAAGTCGTCGTTACCAACCCGGCTACAGGGCTACCTGAAGCCTGTGAAATTTCTGACTGCACCACCCTGACCATCACTGATTGTGGCGAGGAAGAGTGTGTATGTATCCCCGAAGATCTAGGTATCAACATCGGCAACATTAACGTCAACGGCTGTAGTGTATACGTTAGTGGCTCCAGTGAACCCCAAGATGGCTGCTGGACACTCCAGGAGATTGAATACAACTGGGGAGATTCTCAGGTATCTACGGGAGTTGATACATGGGTATCTGCTCGCCATACTTACGATTGTAATGGCTTGTACCAGGTGACTATCACTGGAATTTACACCAACGATGCTGGCGAAATTTGTGAAAGTTCCGACACAGAATGGGTATCAATAACAGGTTGTAAAGAATGCTTGCAAGGTAGTGTTCCTTCCTCTGATCAAATTGACCAGGGTCTTTTCGGGCAATCTATTGGCCTTTCTCCCAATCCGGTGACCGAAGTACTGCTTATTACTCACAATTTAGCCCCAGACCAGCAAGCTAATATTAAGATTACTAATTCAGCAGGGCAGTTACTTAAGGAGTACAACCAAAGTGTAGCCAATCCTACTTTGCAATTTAGTATGGCTGATCTGCCTGCAGGTATGTATCATCTGCTCTTAACTTCCGAGCAGGGTGAACGTTTCACCAAATCGTTTATCAAGCACTAA
- a CDS encoding tetratricopeptide repeat protein produces the protein MIAQGDQTQSRRRDTLIATVKHLIPYFIQERLLANEQQGSLRAFTLFIDLKGFTPLTEGLMREGNAGAERLSIVLNEIFDPLIRMVYARGGFIPYFAGDAFTAIFPADDERQSAEALVQTAAMARALFERRKNRFGNFTIGLKFGLSFGDVEWGIVGSHPKSFYFRGHPIDSCAYCQTLAENQDIVIDGSLLHRLPDHALELEPVGEDAYRVTSTISITGFPPPLECDELDRETALVFLPEAVVDYKQEGEFRPVVSIFLSFDGVSGHQELNEFSEIILRQTATFSGYFKEIDFGDKGGVITIFFGAPVAFENNVDRALEFLLSLREMLRPVQDKYSWTIRAGMTVGNAYTGIVGGYERCQYACVGNRVNLAARLMTNAEWGEFFVDEEIQKASNFRFLHTGNIKYKGIKGNVPTYKLLGRNFNAKPTYTGMLIARETELKEVISFAEPLFAHKNAGVAYIFGEAGIGKSRFTFELRNLLLEDNRIQWFVCQADQILHKPFNPFLYFLQNYFEQSPEENDFTNRLNFNNRFRLLREQLMELNTEAVEMTLRELERTRPILIALLGLSSENSLWEQLDAKGRYQNTIWSIINLLIAESQLKPLVVELEDSHWLDDSTAELLQELTRQMPHYPLLLLITSRYNDEGSKPYPLTPATVTRLDLPYLEVELKNLSEESVRKFAEAVLDGPISEAFHAMLIRTTNNNPFYLEQILEYFTESGLLTQEKKKWTIKDENVKLSNSINAILTARIDRLSEQVRETVKAAAVIGREFDIPVLSEVMRAQGLFADRYLDSAALLREEIKSAEQVQVWMAMNELRYIFRHSLLREAVYSMQLRTRLKQLHRLIAEAIERIYPWQLESRYVDLAFHYEQAGVFNKTCEYLRKAADHARNNYQNQLALEYYEKLLSYLGAKADSADEIQTHLKRGKLLQLIGNWQESEEAFRRSLELAKSSRDVVMIGEANNHLGHLLLLRGEYDKAASFLHMAAGMFESIDDKIGFAKVNGHLGNLHLRLGEYPEAQECFERSLASGYASGASTGSAQVVANLALTHMNQGQLEEGIAVVKKQLPLHRDRNDKQGLAVLLVNLGIVQYEKADYTEAGKSYEEGLKLAEELGNKQLVSIAMGSLGLVIQQQGDYERAMTLFRRDLELTEELGDKQGIAIALGLIGDLLKLIGDFYPAVEYMQKNLMLCEELGYQKGIAKAVNTLGDIFFFTGEYERSLHFYDRAIEVTRKINHKIVLCSSLIEKGLVLIKMKKVVELLKVEEEALALAQELGNPDLLFAARALEIRALHLNGRTNEALVLLNQLQEHPLSIEQQAEAAYIRFRLLPVDTAACDLATRLFKKLYAETPQYLYKIRLDKLKKERDAKG, from the coding sequence ATGATTGCCCAAGGTGATCAAACACAGTCGAGACGAAGAGATACCTTAATAGCTACGGTGAAGCATCTTATTCCATACTTTATTCAAGAACGCCTGCTGGCGAACGAGCAACAAGGTAGCTTGCGTGCGTTTACGCTATTTATTGATCTAAAAGGTTTTACCCCACTCACCGAGGGGCTGATGAGAGAGGGCAACGCTGGAGCGGAACGACTCTCTATTGTTCTTAATGAAATCTTTGACCCGCTCATACGCATGGTCTATGCGCGGGGAGGGTTTATTCCTTACTTCGCCGGCGATGCTTTCACCGCTATCTTTCCCGCAGACGACGAACGGCAAAGTGCCGAAGCACTGGTACAAACGGCTGCAATGGCCCGCGCTTTATTTGAGCGCCGCAAAAACCGATTCGGAAATTTCACTATTGGTCTTAAGTTTGGACTTAGTTTTGGGGATGTAGAATGGGGAATTGTCGGCTCTCACCCCAAGAGTTTTTACTTTCGGGGGCATCCTATTGATAGTTGTGCCTACTGCCAGACACTAGCGGAGAACCAAGATATTGTGATCGATGGATCACTGCTCCACCGCTTGCCCGATCATGCGCTTGAGTTGGAGCCCGTAGGAGAGGATGCCTATCGAGTAACGAGTACCATCAGTATTACGGGCTTTCCTCCCCCGCTGGAGTGCGATGAGCTGGATCGTGAGACGGCCCTGGTGTTTTTGCCTGAGGCGGTGGTAGATTATAAACAGGAGGGAGAGTTTCGGCCAGTCGTCTCGATTTTTCTGTCTTTTGACGGGGTTAGTGGTCACCAGGAGCTCAATGAGTTTTCAGAAATCATCTTACGGCAAACAGCAACGTTTTCGGGCTACTTCAAGGAAATAGATTTCGGCGATAAAGGAGGGGTCATTACGATCTTTTTTGGTGCGCCCGTAGCTTTTGAAAACAATGTAGACCGGGCCTTGGAGTTTTTACTCAGCTTGAGGGAAATGCTCCGTCCTGTACAGGATAAATACAGCTGGACGATTCGGGCAGGCATGACGGTAGGAAATGCTTACACTGGTATTGTAGGAGGTTACGAGCGTTGCCAATATGCCTGTGTTGGCAACCGCGTCAATCTGGCCGCCCGCCTGATGACCAATGCGGAATGGGGCGAGTTTTTTGTTGATGAAGAAATTCAAAAAGCCAGTAATTTCCGCTTTCTGCATACGGGCAACATCAAGTACAAGGGCATCAAAGGCAATGTGCCTACCTATAAATTGCTAGGGCGGAATTTCAATGCAAAACCCACCTACACGGGGATGCTGATCGCTCGGGAAACCGAACTCAAAGAGGTGATCAGTTTTGCGGAACCGCTATTTGCACACAAAAACGCCGGAGTAGCATACATTTTTGGGGAAGCAGGGATAGGTAAAAGCAGGTTTACCTTTGAGCTACGCAACCTCCTCTTAGAAGACAATCGCATCCAGTGGTTCGTCTGTCAGGCAGATCAAATTCTGCATAAGCCCTTCAACCCGTTTTTGTATTTTTTGCAAAATTATTTTGAGCAGTCTCCCGAGGAAAACGACTTTACCAACCGGCTCAATTTTAACAACCGGTTCCGCTTGCTGCGAGAGCAGTTGATGGAGCTGAATACAGAGGCGGTAGAGATGACGCTCCGGGAGTTGGAACGTACGCGGCCCATCCTGATAGCCTTGCTAGGTCTTTCTTCCGAAAATTCTCTATGGGAGCAGTTGGATGCGAAGGGAAGGTATCAAAACACCATCTGGTCGATCATCAACTTGTTGATTGCCGAAAGTCAGTTGAAGCCCCTGGTCGTAGAATTGGAAGACAGTCATTGGTTGGATGATAGCACTGCTGAGTTGCTCCAGGAGCTTACCCGGCAAATGCCTCACTATCCTTTGCTGTTGTTGATTACCTCCCGTTATAATGATGAAGGTTCTAAGCCCTATCCCCTGACGCCAGCGACAGTTACACGTTTGGATTTACCCTACCTGGAAGTAGAACTAAAAAACCTTTCGGAAGAAAGTGTGCGAAAATTTGCCGAAGCCGTATTGGACGGGCCAATCTCCGAGGCTTTTCATGCCATGCTTATTCGTACAACTAACAACAACCCCTTTTATCTGGAGCAAATTCTGGAGTATTTTACGGAAAGCGGTTTGTTGACGCAGGAAAAGAAAAAGTGGACCATCAAAGACGAAAATGTTAAGCTGTCGAATTCCATCAATGCTATCCTGACCGCCCGTATCGATCGCTTATCGGAGCAGGTGAGGGAAACAGTGAAGGCTGCGGCAGTAATCGGACGAGAGTTTGATATCCCCGTCTTGTCGGAAGTGATGCGTGCCCAGGGTTTGTTTGCCGATCGGTATTTAGACAGTGCAGCCTTGCTTAGAGAAGAGATAAAATCAGCAGAACAAGTTCAGGTCTGGATGGCCATGAATGAGTTGAGGTATATTTTTCGACATAGCCTATTGCGCGAAGCGGTTTATAGCATGCAATTGCGTACCCGCCTCAAGCAGTTGCACCGGCTGATTGCGGAAGCGATAGAAAGAATTTATCCCTGGCAGTTGGAGAGTCGTTATGTAGATCTGGCCTTTCATTACGAGCAGGCGGGCGTATTCAACAAAACCTGTGAGTACCTACGCAAAGCAGCAGATCATGCTCGCAATAACTACCAGAACCAGCTGGCCCTGGAATATTACGAGAAACTGCTGAGCTATTTAGGCGCGAAAGCGGATAGTGCCGATGAAATACAAACCCACCTCAAGCGTGGGAAATTACTGCAACTCATCGGGAATTGGCAGGAGAGTGAAGAAGCTTTCCGGCGCTCGCTGGAGTTGGCTAAAAGTTCCCGCGATGTGGTCATGATTGGCGAAGCCAATAACCACCTGGGGCATCTTCTCTTATTGAGGGGCGAATACGATAAAGCGGCCTCTTTCCTCCACATGGCGGCGGGGATGTTTGAGTCGATTGATGATAAAATTGGTTTTGCTAAAGTCAATGGTCATCTAGGGAACCTTCACCTGCGTTTAGGCGAATACCCCGAAGCACAAGAATGTTTTGAACGCAGCTTGGCATCGGGCTACGCTTCAGGGGCCTCCACGGGCAGTGCACAAGTGGTCGCCAACCTGGCCCTGACACACATGAACCAGGGGCAACTTGAAGAAGGCATCGCGGTGGTAAAAAAGCAACTCCCCCTCCATCGTGATCGCAACGACAAACAGGGCTTGGCGGTCTTACTCGTCAATCTGGGCATCGTTCAATACGAAAAAGCCGATTACACAGAAGCAGGAAAAAGCTACGAAGAAGGACTGAAACTGGCTGAAGAACTTGGGAATAAACAGCTGGTTTCCATTGCGATGGGGTCTTTGGGCTTGGTGATTCAACAGCAAGGAGATTACGAACGAGCGATGACCCTCTTTCGGCGTGACCTCGAACTGACGGAAGAACTTGGTGACAAACAAGGCATTGCCATTGCGCTCGGGCTGATTGGTGATTTACTCAAGCTGATCGGTGATTTTTACCCCGCAGTGGAGTACATGCAGAAAAACCTGATGCTTTGTGAAGAACTTGGGTACCAAAAAGGCATCGCTAAGGCCGTGAACACCCTGGGAGATATCTTCTTCTTTACGGGAGAATACGAGCGTAGTCTGCACTTTTATGATCGAGCGATAGAGGTAACCAGAAAGATCAATCACAAAATCGTGCTCTGTTCCAGCCTCATTGAGAAAGGACTCGTTTTGATCAAGATGAAAAAAGTGGTGGAGTTATTGAAGGTAGAAGAAGAAGCGCTGGCTTTGGCCCAAGAGTTAGGTAATCCAGACTTGCTTTTTGCTGCTCGTGCCCTGGAAATTCGCGCATTGCACCTAAATGGTCGCACCAACGAAGCTTTGGTTTTACTCAATCAATTACAGGAGCATCCACTAAGTATCGAGCAGCAGGCCGAGGCTGCTTACATTCGTTTCCGACTCCTACCTGTTGATACAGCAGCTTGTGATTTAGCAACCCGTTTGTTCAAAAAACTTTACGCAGAAACGCCTCAGTACCTCTACAAAATAAGGCTGGATAAACTCAAAAAGGAACGTGATGCCAAAGGGTAG
- a CDS encoding glycosyltransferase family 2 protein: MSIKLSVIVTVFNEEENVVPLIQKIKTALKDIEYELIYVDDGSTDRTLKTLRQELYKRLVIVEFRRNYGQSAALMAGIDVAQGEFIATMDGDLQNDPDDLPKMLALAEADELDMVAGERANRQDGMFLRKIPSWIANYIIRTSSGVHLRDYGCAIRVMRGEVAKDLGLYGELHRFIPVLVSLETSRIQQIPVKHHARQFGQSKYGLGRTFKVVSDLLLMLFFKRYLARPMHLFGNSGIIMFLVGVLINLYLLGLKVMGQDIWGKPLMILGMLLILGGIQFITIGIVVEIQVRTYYESQGKRPYSIRHIFRA, encoded by the coding sequence ATGTCAATAAAGTTATCGGTAATAGTTACGGTCTTCAACGAAGAAGAAAATGTAGTGCCTTTGATCCAGAAAATCAAGACGGCACTAAAAGACATTGAGTATGAATTGATCTACGTTGATGATGGATCAACGGATCGTACGTTGAAGACTTTGCGCCAGGAATTGTACAAACGCCTGGTGATCGTTGAATTTCGGCGCAACTATGGCCAAAGTGCAGCCCTGATGGCAGGTATTGATGTCGCACAAGGAGAATTTATTGCCACCATGGATGGTGATCTGCAAAACGATCCCGATGACTTGCCCAAAATGTTGGCTTTGGCAGAGGCAGACGAATTGGATATGGTAGCTGGCGAACGAGCTAATCGTCAAGATGGGATGTTTCTACGGAAAATTCCCAGCTGGATTGCTAATTACATTATCCGTACTTCTTCGGGCGTCCATTTACGTGATTATGGTTGTGCGATTAGGGTTATGCGCGGAGAAGTGGCCAAGGATTTGGGTTTATACGGAGAGTTGCACCGCTTTATTCCCGTGCTGGTCAGTCTGGAAACATCGCGCATTCAGCAAATTCCCGTCAAGCATCACGCACGTCAGTTTGGGCAGAGTAAATATGGTTTAGGGCGTACCTTCAAGGTCGTCAGCGACCTCCTGTTGATGCTTTTCTTTAAGCGCTACCTGGCCCGCCCCATGCACCTGTTTGGCAACTCCGGAATCATCATGTTCCTGGTCGGTGTTTTGATCAACCTCTACCTCTTGGGGCTCAAAGTTATGGGCCAGGATATTTGGGGGAAACCCCTGATGATCCTCGGAATGCTGCTTATTCTGGGAGGCATTCAATTCATCACCATCGGTATTGTGGTAGAAATTCAGGTACGAACGTATTACGAGTCGCAGGGGAAACGGCCGTACAGTATTAGGCATATTTTTCGGGCTTGA